A region of Esox lucius isolate fEsoLuc1 chromosome 3, fEsoLuc1.pri, whole genome shotgun sequence DNA encodes the following proteins:
- the LOC105008701 gene encoding GTPase IMAP family member 7-like, which yields MEYEEKIKEKDSELEEMKKMEEMQLKEKDQQVEEVNNEYSKLAQQLSELKFEMEGLQTKISLLKTEGGETSDTDTRVTLKRSQSIQRRNSMEETPTMGGESSSPDSPVSPSGSELRLVLLGRTGAGRRAAGNTILGREEFGAQASPSAVTQRSVRREGEVCGRRLVLVDTPDWFCPGLSLEEIRQDVGLCVHLSAPGPHAFLLVIPVEPSKEEERGVLERMEEMFGEGCWGHTVILFTHDDSLKEQSIEEFLQAGSQDLQEVVEKCGRRYHVLNIKDRTHDTQVPELLEKIEEMVSGNRESFYCSLTYQEAEVQIREMEKRIQKKKVENKQREERVRKERFERELQESLKEKDVVIQNLNGEITILKERITDLERQLEEERDEEKKKELEEKLNAERVKREEMMKDLDVFKEEKENEKKEMVKKHKQEIEEIMEKFEGEARVDAERNLMKIVLPELQTNIMMFSTKMKTEFRKQIKEKDTQIEEKDRQMKEKDRQIERLKAAFQMGSEVHLQFNRWMEELSREMVIAE from the exons ATGGAATATGAAGAGAAGATAAAAGAGAAGGACTCAGAACTGGAGGAGATGAAGAAGATGGAAGAGATGCAGCTGAAGGAAAAAGACCAACAAGTGGAGGAGGTTAACAATGAATACAGTAAACTTG CTCAACAGTTGAGTGAATTGAAGTTTGAAATGGAGGGACTGCAAACAAAAATCTCACTCCTGAAGACTG agggaggagagacctCAGATACAGACACCAGAGTTACACTGAAGAGGAGTCAGAGCATACAGAGAAGAAACAGCATGGAGGAAACTCCAACTA tgggaggagagagcaGCAGTCCAGACTCCCCAGTGTCTCCCAGTGGGTCTGAGCTGAGACTGGTGCTTCTGGGGAGGACTGGTGCTGGGAGGAGGGCAGCAGGAAACACCATCCTGGGCAGAGAGGAGTTTGGGGCCCAGGCCAGCCCCTCTGCAGTGACCCAGAGgagtgtgaggagagagggggaggtgtgtgggAGACGCCTGGTGCTGGTGGACACTCCAGACTGGTTCTGTCCTGGACTCTCTCTGGAGGAGATCAGACAGGATGTGGGTCTCTGTGTCCATCTGTCTGCCCCGGGACCCCACGCCTTCCTCCTGGTCATACCAGTGGAGCCCtccaaggaggaggagagaggggtgctggagagaatggaggagatGTTTGGGGAGGGGTGTTGGGGACACACTGTGATTCTATTCACCCATGATGACAGCCTGAAAGAGCAAAGCATTGAGGAGTTTCTCCAAGCAGGGAGTCAGGACCTCCAGGAGGTTGTAGAGAAGTGTGGGAGAAGATACCATGTCCTCAACATTAAGGACAGGACCCATGACACTCAGGTCCCAGAGCTACTGGAGAAGATAGAGGAGATGGTgtcaggaaacagagagagcttCTACTGCAGTCTGACCTACCAGGAGGCAGAGGTCCAgatcagagagatggagaaaaggaTACAGAAGAAGAAAGTGGAAAATaaacagagggaggaaagagtgAGAAAAGAGAGGTTTGAGAGGGAACTACAGGAATCTCTGAAGGAGAAAGATGTAGTAATACAGAACCTCAATGGAGAAATTACAATACTGAAGGAACGAATTACTGATCTAGAGAGACaactggaagaagagagggatgaggagaagaagaaagaacTGGAGGAGAAGTTAAATGCAGAGCGTgtaaagagagaggagatgatGAAAGATCTGGATGTATttaaagaggagaaagaaaatgaaaagaagGAGATGGTGAAGAAACACAAGCAGGAGATTGAGGAGATAATGGAGAAATTTGAAGGAGAAGCCAGAGTTGACGCAGAGAGAAACCTGATGAAGATAGTCCTACCTGAGTTACAGACAAACATCATGATGTTTAGCACaaagatgaagacagagttcaGAAAACAGATAAAGGAGAAGGATACACAGATAGAGGAGAAGGATAGACAGatgaaggagaaagacagacagatagagagactaAAAGCGGCATTTCAAATGGGCAGTGAAGTTCACTTACAGTTCAACAGATGGATGGAGGAGTTAAGCAGAGAGATGGTTATAGCAGAATGa